The genomic stretch GGCCACCCTCCGGCGTGCACGGCGTATACGCAGAGATGTCGGTCATAAACACCCGCGCCTGCTTGTCATAAATATACGTGTACGGCGTCTCAATCCGCTTGGACAAACCGATGTCATACACCAACACATTGTTCGGCTTGTGCAACAGATATGGCGAGATCGACGCTGCCAACGTCGTACCTTCAAAGATCTTCGCCAGCTCCTTCGGCGGCACCGCGAACACAAATTCATCGCCTGTGAACAGCCCCTCAGAAGTCTCCACACCGACCACGCGCCCTTGCTCGAACAGCACGCGCTCGATCTTCGCCTTCGTCACCACCTTGGAGCCATTTTCTACGATCACGCGCTCCAATTCGGACACAAGCGACCCCCAGCCACCCGCAATGTACGAGACGGCCTTCGAGGTGCGGAACAGGCGCTGGTAGTATTTAAAGAACACGGTCGAGGGAATGCGCTCCGGCTCTTGCGTAAAGAAGTTGCTCGATGCCAAGGTCAGCATCAGATCCTGCACCTGCTGATGCTTGCCCGAGCGCCGCAGCCACTCACCGATCGACACGCCTTCCTCTCCGCGTTCGAGCAGGCAGACGGTCTTGACGATCTCGATGGCAAACCGCGCCTTCACAGCCCCTTTGGGCAGCACTTTCGTCTTGAACAAGCCCTCCAAAGTCGCCGGCATCTCCGTCATCTCATGACCCAGGTCATAGCGCGCCTTCTTCGGATCGAAATCCACCCAGCCGATGTTCAACTGCAGTTCCTTCTCCAATTTCCGAATATACGACGAATCCCGGCTGTAGATCGCATGCGCACCAAAGTTAAAATCAAAGCCTTTAAGCGGAATCGTCACCGCACGTCCGCCCAATTTTGGCGCTTTTTCCAACAACGTCACATCATGACCCGCCTTCGCCAACCGTGCCGCCACACTCAACCCTGCCAAACCGCCACCGACTACAACCGTCCGCTTGTTCATCGTAATTTCCTCCTCAAATCAGGACTTGAAACATTTATATATCCACACTCTTAATGTACTGAGTCTAAAATGTACCTAGTACAATTATATTACAGGTCTACGAAATATGTGTCCACCCCCAAAATGGTGTAAAATAGAACTGACCAACACCTGAAAAGAGAGGGAAACACGATGTCCAGTCGCAGAGAGCGCAAAAAACAAGAGACGCGCACCAAAATTTTCACCAGCGCGATGAAATTATTTCAAGCAGGCGGCTATGATGCCACGACGATCGACATGATCGCTGAGCACGCCGATGTGGCACGTGGCACCGTCTTTTTACATTTTCCATCAAAAGAAGCGATCCTCGCCCATTGGGGACAGGACCGCTTTGAAGAGATGATGGAGCGAAGCGTGGAGTGGGATCAACCCGATCTGTCTGTAGAAGAAAAGGTGATGCGCCTGTTCAAAATCGCGCTCACTGCCAACCAAGAGAGCTTCGATCTCGTGAAAATCTGGGTCAAATCGACGCTCGCCACGCCGACTGCGATGATCCACGAGCGCCAAAGCCCCGTTTCCCTGCGCAACCTGATGGCCGACATCCTCGAGTCCGCACAGGAAGAAGGACACCTCAAACAGACGATCGATCCGATCATTGCAGGCGACATGCTGGAAAATATCTACCTGCACGCCATGCAAGACTGGGTGTTGTCAGAAGGCAACTGGCCGGTCGAAGAGATCTTGACGACCAAGATCCACTATCTGTTCAACGGGCTCAACCAATAATCGCACGTTTCATGTATGAACCGTGTCGATTGCGAGTATTCTAGTCTGGGGAACGTAAGACACATCACCAAATTTTGTCTTGGCTTTCCAACCTAATTAAGATAAGATATATGTATGTATAAAAACTACTTTCTACATAGGAGGTAATACCCAATGGCATACCAACTGCCGGCACTTCCGTACGCAAATGACGCACTCGAACCGCATTTCGACGCACTGACCATGGAAATTCACCATGACCGTCACCATGCGACCTACGTAAACAATGTAAA from Tumebacillus algifaecis encodes the following:
- a CDS encoding TetR/AcrR family transcriptional regulator, whose protein sequence is MSSRRERKKQETRTKIFTSAMKLFQAGGYDATTIDMIAEHADVARGTVFLHFPSKEAILAHWGQDRFEEMMERSVEWDQPDLSVEEKVMRLFKIALTANQESFDLVKIWVKSTLATPTAMIHERQSPVSLRNLMADILESAQEEGHLKQTIDPIIAGDMLENIYLHAMQDWVLSEGNWPVEEILTTKIHYLFNGLNQ
- a CDS encoding phytoene desaturase family protein, whose protein sequence is MNKRTVVVGGGLAGLSVAARLAKAGHDVTLLEKAPKLGGRAVTIPLKGFDFNFGAHAIYSRDSSYIRKLEKELQLNIGWVDFDPKKARYDLGHEMTEMPATLEGLFKTKVLPKGAVKARFAIEIVKTVCLLERGEEGVSIGEWLRRSGKHQQVQDLMLTLASSNFFTQEPERIPSTVFFKYYQRLFRTSKAVSYIAGGWGSLVSELERVIVENGSKVVTKAKIERVLFEQGRVVGVETSEGLFTGDEFVFAVPPKELAKIFEGTTLAASISPYLLHKPNNVLVYDIGLSKRIETPYTYIYDKQARVFMTDISAYTPCTPEGGQLIQAVAYLKSEEVGDREHAAIRKEAIERLFDKHLAGWREQLAAKRYTERAAAQEIKVEDDQQLMPVQFHACANAYFAGDWVQGVGQLSELSFSSGYEVGERILRKGNSGIVLLSRAV